In Ignavibacteria bacterium, the sequence TAGAGAGAAACTCAACTTCACCCTGCTTCACAAACTGCGGCTCAGTTGGTTCTTTCTTTTCAATAACCACCTTTTTTTCTATTGGTTTCTCTTCATTCATCATAGTATATATGAAATATCCTGCAGCAATAACAACGACTGCAATAAGCACATAAATAAAGTAGTTAGGTTTATTTGGTGCTGTTTTCTTTTCTGCTGCTTTCTGTTTTGCCATTATTTCTTTCCTAAGTATTCCTTAATTGAGTCTATTAAATAATAATTCTGTTCGCGAGTGCCGAGTGTTATCCTTGTTTCTGTTTTAAACGCTTCTTCGTCAAGGAATTTAATTAGGAGATTTCTTTCTTTTAGAAATTTATCGAGACCTTTTCTTATATCATGCGGCATATCAACAAGCATGAAGTTTGCGTAAGACTTATATGGAGTAAATCCATCCATTTTAGAAAACTCCTTGTAGAAATACTCTTTGTCTTCCTGCATCATTTTTGTAACTCTTTCATAGTATTCGGAATCTTTGTAAGCAATCTCGCCAAGTTTTTCCGATATCCTGTTATATCCAAGGTATCTTACAGTATAATTCATTAATTCTTCAAGATTCTTGCCGGCGAATGAATAACCGATGCGACAACCTGCAAGAGCAAAGTACTTTGAGAAGGTTCTGCATATAACGAGGTTAGGAAATTCATCGAGGAAAGGCTTAACATAATCATTCTCTGTAGAACCGAATCCCCAATAAGCTTCGTCAATCATAACGAGAGCGCCTCTGCATGCATCGAGGAATCTATGCAAATCTGTTTTAGAAATCTTGTTGCCTGTCGGATTGTTTGGAGAAGCAATAAGAACAATCCTTGGACTTTCTTTGTCATAGATTTCAATCATTTTATCAACATCATAGGCAAATGTTGCGATACCATCCTCTTCACTTCTGACCATAGGGTATTCAACGTTGAATCCGCCAACTTCATAAGCAACCTTCTTATAATACCACCATGCTTCTTTTGGAATAAGAATCTTTTCTTTCCTATCGAGATAATAGTGAATAATTTGTTTCAGCAGGTCTTCACTTCCGTAAGAAAGTATAACCTGCTTTTCTGGAAGTTTGAATTCATCTGCTATCATTTTTGATAGGCTAGATTTGATACCTTTCGAGAACTCCCTTGAATAGTTTGAAAGTTCATCGATAGTAACATGCTTGAGAAATTCATAGCATTTTGGTGATGGTCCGTACTGGGATTCATTCCTATCCAGATACTGAAGTTCTTTATATTTTTTGGGGTCTGTCATATTGTTTTAATATTTGATGTTAATAAATATATTACTTTTTAGTTAAAAACTTTTTAATACCGTTTTTACAATCTTCTGACATACGGGTAAGCGTGTTCATATCGACTGCATACTCAAGTGCAGCCTCAAAACCCATTGAAGAAATATTTTTAAACATTTCTTTAGTGAGCATCACAGAGCTTGACGGAAGCTGATTAAGGGAATCGCAGAGCTGATTTGTGTAGCTTTCAAGCATTGCCTGCTCAACGACGTAGTTAACAAATCCCATTTTAAGTGCTGCGGGAGCAGTTATAAACCTTGAAGTCAGCAGCAAGTCCTTTGCATGAGTTTCACTGACACGTTTGAGAAGGAAAATCATAACGATAGCAGGAATAAAGCCGATTCTAACTTCTGTGTAACCAAACTGAGCTTTATCAGATGCGACTATAAGGTCGCAGGCACTTGCGATACCGCATCCCCCAGCAAGAGCATAGCCGTCAACCATTGCAAGGGTCGGTTTCTTACAGTTATAGATTGCAAGCAAGAGATTTTTATAGTTGTTTGAATCTTTCTTATTTTCGAGAACATCAAAATCCTGAATCTTATTCAAGTAGTCAAGAAAAAGACCCGAACAAAAATTACTGCCGGCACCGGTTATAATCAAAGATTTAGTATCGTCATCTTCTGAAATGGTTTTAACTGCATAAGTAAGTTCACTAATCATTTCATCGTCAAGCGAGTTTCTTTTATCCGGTCGATTTAGAATAAGCTTCTTTGTCTTACCTTTATCCTCGAGTAGAATTTTATTAAAAATCTTTTTCATAGCCGTTTAGTTTGGTATAAAGTTTATGTGGAACTCGTTTTCGAAGTTAAGAATCTGAGACTTAATCCTAAAATACTTTTCAAGAGACTCCTGTGTAATAATATCGAGTGTTCTGCCAGATGAGACAATTTTACCTTTTTCGAGCAGTATGGTTTCATCTGTATACTTTAAAGCTATATTCAGGTCATGAATAACCGTCATAACGGTTAATCCCTTATCTTTATTTAGCTTTGCAAGAACGTTAAAGATATCGTACTGATAATTGAC encodes:
- a CDS encoding histidinol-phosphate transaminase; translation: MTDPKKYKELQYLDRNESQYGPSPKCYEFLKHVTIDELSNYSREFSKGIKSSLSKMIADEFKLPEKQVILSYGSEDLLKQIIHYYLDRKEKILIPKEAWWYYKKVAYEVGGFNVEYPMVRSEEDGIATFAYDVDKMIEIYDKESPRIVLIASPNNPTGNKISKTDLHRFLDACRGALVMIDEAYWGFGSTENDYVKPFLDEFPNLVICRTFSKYFALAGCRIGYSFAGKNLEELMNYTVRYLGYNRISEKLGEIAYKDSEYYERVTKMMQEDKEYFYKEFSKMDGFTPYKSYANFMLVDMPHDIRKGLDKFLKERNLLIKFLDEEAFKTETRITLGTREQNYYLIDSIKEYLGKK
- a CDS encoding enoyl-CoA hydratase-related protein, whose protein sequence is MKKIFNKILLEDKGKTKKLILNRPDKRNSLDDEMISELTYAVKTISEDDDTKSLIITGAGSNFCSGLFLDYLNKIQDFDVLENKKDSNNYKNLLLAIYNCKKPTLAMVDGYALAGGCGIASACDLIVASDKAQFGYTEVRIGFIPAIVMIFLLKRVSETHAKDLLLTSRFITAPAALKMGFVNYVVEQAMLESYTNQLCDSLNQLPSSSVMLTKEMFKNISSMGFEAALEYAVDMNTLTRMSEDCKNGIKKFLTKK